The Halotia branconii CENA392 region GGTTATATGCGGCTGTTAACTGGGCGGTCAGTCGTTGTATTTGAATTTCGGGTGTTAAAATTTTGTCTTTGTCTTGAGGATTCATATCTAGATAAATACTATCTGTCAATACATCCTTGTGTTCCATTTCTGGATTTAAATTGGTTTTTCCTTTTAATTGGTAGTGTTTACCATCGCTATGTTCTAAATTATGATCTTTTGCTTGAGAGTTTGCTAAAGAACACTCTGAAAAAGTTTGAGCAACTTTAATGTCAAGCTGCTCAATTATCTGGCAGAGAGCATCTAGTTTATGGCTCAAAGTCAGAATCTGCTTTTGTAATGGCTCCATTTAATACTCTTATACGTAAATTTTCTCTATGTTATTCAATTTAGTGACAATCTTAACATTACTTATGAATTATTTAATTTTTTCAAATATTTCTGTCAGGATGCGATCGCTAAGTAGGGCTTGCTGAGGCGACAGCTATTGAAAAAATTATAACCGCCGAAAGCTACGATGGAGAAGTATCAGTAACTTAGGGCGGTTATTAAATATGCAATCGTTTTAGAAAACAGAAGAAAATAACTCAAATAAGGTGGACACTATTTGCAATCATCATCTTTAGCATTGAGCATCTTTAAAATTCCAATAGGCAGGCATATCTGGCTGTACGTTCAAAAACCTCCAAAAATCAAATAAACTTTAAGATCAAAACACTTTCACAAAGATGCAGCAATGAGATAGAGATTGCGAGGACACTAGAGCAGGAGGTACAGGCTCTAATTTCAAGGCTTTAGGTTTAATGAAGCTTTAACCTTCTTGTACCTTGTCCTTAATGTAGCATTCTCTTTTTTAAACTGATTCCTGTGTTTACTAAACTTGACTAGCATTAATTTGTCGCAACAATTCGGAAATTTTTCTTAAGAATTGTCTTAATTGGTACGCACTTCTACAGCGTATTTCACGTAAATAAAAGGGAACAGGGAACGGGCAACAGGCAACAGAAAAGCCAAGCCGCTCACAAGGGGAAGCCAGTCTCGTGGGCGGGTTTCCCGACTTGAGAGAACTGGTGAGGCAGTCGCTCAGAGGGGGTTTCCCCCATGAGGAACTGCCGTTAGCGTAGCGGTAGCGAGCTTGCGAGTGTCACCCGAAGGGCGTTGGAGTTTTACCTGACCCAAATGCAAGGATTTTTTCGCCCACTAAGACAGAAGTTGCTCCCCAAGAGGAGCAACTTCGGGGCTACTTGGCGCGCAGCCCCTCGTAGAGAAGGGGCTTAATTAAAATTTCAGAAATTGTTACTGAGCAGAGCCTCCTGTACTACTATCGTCAGTGGTAGAAGAACCACTATTAGATGTACCATTGGACTGGTCTGTACCTTGGGGCGAAGTGGTTGTAGAGGTATCACTGTTTGCGCCTGGACTAGAAGTGTTACTATCTGGACTACTTGAACTTGGTATTCTTCCAGGAATTGTCTGAGTTGCAGCAGGCGGTGTTTCTGTCCTAGGCTGTTGGGGTGGAACAGTAATATTAATATCTGGTGAAGAAGATGTAGCTGGAGGCGAAACCTGCTGTTGTGGAACTGGAACAGGTACTTCTCTAGTTCTTTCAATGATTGTAGTTTGTGGTTGAGGAGACGCGCTGGGGGCAGGACTACTATTACTGGGTACAGGAACCAAAACTGGTGTGGTGTTATCAACAGCTTCGTTGTTGCGTTGGTTGACATACCAAATAGCACCTGCAACTAAACTAACCAAAGAAGTCAGGATAATACCTAACAGTAGACCCCGTGAAGCATTGTTATTATCACGCTCAGCTAAATTAGCTTGCTGGTAATTACGCTCACTGTTGCGGCCATTTACGTAACCATTCTGGTAAGAGTTGGGATTAACAGTGCTGTTTTTGACTGTTTCAGTTGTTCGCGTTACATGAGCGCGGGTATTACCGTCTCTATCTGTATAAGTTTCTTGCTTGATCTCTCTATTTTCTTGATTATTAGGAATAGTCATAACTTTTGATTTCACTCCTCAATTTAATTTTTGAAAAATACAAAAGGTTTTAATTGGTTGAAAACGTTTTATGTATCTAAAGTTTTATTTGTTAGTTAACTTTAGATATGCTCAAGAATAACCTCTTTCATTAATCATCTGTATCTATCGTCAGGATGGATTATTAAATCCATCAAAAGAATGATTGTTGAAGCTTGTTTTTTAGCTTATTGGGTTAAGAGATAACTGATTGACAGGTTTTTAATATGGATTTTTGTCTCAGTAATTTCAATTATCAAGATTCATCCGAATAAATACTTATTTTATGAAGATTAGGCTAATTTTGGTTGAAGTAAATGTTAGTAATTCATGAAGCAAAAGTGAATTAACTGTATACGGTAGTGCATTAAAAGTAAGCTATAACGTACTTTAATTGAGATTTGTCGATAAATCAAAAATTTGCATATTACCGCCAACGCCGATTTAGCCGCAATAAATTTTTAATTTTTTGACATAACTTTTCTACAAGATATCTAGACTTTGATGAATATCTTTTTCTTGAATATCGTGATGTGGAAGCAGTTGTTTGAATGTTAAAACCTCCTTCTAGTTCTGCGGCTTTATTTAAATCTGAAGCGGCTCGATATTCATATCCTAGTTGAGAGCAAACTAACCCACGGTATTTATATGCTTCAATATAATGAGGGTTCAAACTAATCGCTTTTGTAAAGTCTGCGATCGCTTCTGAATATTTACCTTGAGTTGCATTCTCTACTCCCCAGTTATAAAAAGTTTCCGCATCCCAACGATTGACAGAGATTTTGATGGGATTTTTTGGATTTGTTGGTGAAGACTGATTTTCAGTAGATGCAGGTTGGGATGCAGATGGAAGTTCAGATTTGAGCGTATTGTAAGCTGCGTTGATTTTTTTGATTTTTGACTCAGCTTCTTGTTTTTGCTTTTGGTCAAAAAAGCGATCAGGATGCCAAGTTTTAACTAGCTGACGATAGGCCTGCTTGATCTGTGCCTGGGATGCACCAGGTGTTAACCCTAGAATTTCATAAGCATGATTGATGTCAAGGCGATCGCGCATACTGGAAATAGGCAACTATGTAAATCCATGTTAACTATTCCTGTACTTCCTCTTGGGTCAAACCAAACGCCTCATAGCGGCTACCACTGGGATGGTAGTAGCCGCCGCTTTTTTGAAGGTTGGTATTATCGCGTAACTTTACCTGATATTAGGCAAACCTTCGCCTTTATGTATTCCATTGAAGATCCCATTGGCGATAAACCCTATAGCGGTGGTGCAGCTCAAGTTCTCGGCCCTAATGATGAATATCTGTGTCGTACCTTTCCTGATGTGAAAAAATTTTGGGGTACTCAAGATGTTCTCGGTTTGGGTCATTGGGGTCAAACCAACCTCAATAGTCAAGCACTGTACCTATTACCACCAGAGTTTGAGCGTCATATTCAAGAAGGCTATCAAGCTACAGCGACCTTAAATCAGGGGATAATTTGCGATCGCGCTACTAATAATTATTGCCGTTGGTTATATGAAATTCAACCTGTATACTTTTGGGGAGACCAAAACAACATTCAGCAATCAACCGCTGGCTGGCTGTCATTTTTGCAAATTTTTGAGCCTGGATGGCAAATTTTGATGGCTCACGGCTTAGCTACTGGTTGGATTGATTGGAATGGCAAAATTTATGAATTTATTAATGCCCCAGCATATAGTGAGAAAAATTGGGGTGGTGCTTTTCCTCAAAAATGGTTTTGGCTTAACTGTAATAGCTTTGATAGCGAACCAGATTTAGCATTAACTGCTGGTGGTGGACGGCGCGGCGTGTTGTGGTGGATGGAATCGGTAGCCATGATTGGCTTGCATTATCAAGGCAAATTTTATGAATTTGTTCCCTGGAACTCAACAGTCAAGTGGAATATTCAGCCTTGGGGTAGATGGCAAATGCAAGCACGTTCTTTAGAGTATGAAATTGAGTTAACAGGAACTACACATCTACCTGGAACACCTCTGCGTGCGCCGACGGCAAATGGTCTTTTATTTTGTTGTCGGGATACCATGCAAGGACAGCTAGATTTAGAGCTAAGAAAAATTAGTGGTAAGAAATCTCAAACAATCCTCAAAGCCCAAAGTTCTCTTTGTGGACTAGAAATAGGTGGCGATTCTTGGGATGATTCTTGGCAATCTAACTAAAACTACTGCTATTATTATATTGCTTCGTAGTTGGGGCTGTAGCTCAGCTGGATAGAGCGAGCGCCTCCTAAGCGCTAGGTCGTGCGTTCAAGTCGCACCAGTCCCGTCTTCAAAACATAACATTAAAAATTAGTCAGGATTTTTGAGGAATTATCTGAATTTAATATAGGATAATCCATCAGAGCAGAGCTGATAACATTAATGCGCGATTACACTTGCATTAACAAAAAATCCGAATTAACACTTGGGTAAATTTGACAAAAATCTGCTACCCTACAATAGTTGTTTATATTTTTTCAGAGAAAATTTTGTCATAGCGATGAAGTCGTAGAGCCTTGAAAAATAATCTATTGTTTACAGGTAAATCATTTCGGTTTATGGTTCTTGCCTTACCGCTGTTAATGTGGTTAGGAGCAAAAGAAATACAAAACGAGTACAAGCAACCGCAAGCAGTAGTAGTGTTAGGCGGTTCAACAAAAAATCTAGAACGAGAAAGGTTTACAGCCCAGTTTGCCCGACAGCATCCAAATTTACCAATTTGGATTTCTGGTGGTAGTCCACCTAGATCTACTCAAAAGGTGTTCACTAAAGCTGGTATTGATTCCAAGCGTTTACATCTGGATTATGAAGCTGTAGATACTGTTACAAATTTTACTACTTTAGTGGATGATTTGCAAGTTCGCGGTATTAAGAGTGTTTATTTGATTACTTCAGATTTCCACATGCGGAGAGCTTGTGTCATTGGTGAGATAGTTTTAGGTAGTCGGGGTATTAGATTTCAATCGGTAGCAGTTCCTTCAGCAACTCGGTCTGAACCTGTAGAAAAGTCTGTCCGTGATGGTGCTAGGGCTTTACTTTGGGTAGCTACTGGTTATACTGGTGCAAATGAAGGTAAAAATAGGCACTAAATTGAAATAAAGAAATACCACCTCAAGTGAGTCAAAATAGTTTTGAGAATTTGTGATAAAAACTTGAGTCCTTTTCTTCTCAGCAATAAAGTTCTGACTATGAACTTATTTATGTTTTTATCTTTTACCCATCTTGTTTTGCTATTTCTTGTATCAAAACATAAGGCTGTAAGATAAGAGTATGAAATCGTTTACTATCTTCGTTTAACCCGCTGAGGGCATCGCCATTCCATTCTCCTATCTGTACTTCTGAAGGTTTGGCAATTAATTGTTGATCAATCCACTGTTGCACTAAGGCAATATTATCACTAGCGATCGCTACTCCTACATCTAGCAAATCCAAATTCCGCCCTACTACAATTACTGCATCCCTTTGTACATGAGGAATTAACCAATCCCATTCTGCCTCATCAAGGATTTCTGTTAATTCTGCTCTTAAATCTGACATAACTCCCCGTTTTTTTTGTTATCTACGACTAAATTTTACTAAACCTCTGCTTTCATCTCGTCAATTTCAAACAAAGATACAAGTACTCCAGCAATAGGAATAGAGATAAAAACACCCAGCAAACCTGCGACTTTAGCACCTATTAACAAAGCAAAAAATACTACTACAGGATTCAGATTAAGCGCATCTTGCATAACTCGTGGTGCAATTAAGTTGTCTTGTATTTGTTGAAGTACAATACAAGCTGCTAACACTTTTAATGCCAGCCAGACATTTTGAGATAACACTACTAAAGTGATTGTACTAACTCCTAATGTCGCTCCTATGCCTGGAATTATATCTAGTATGCCAACGATTAAAGACAATATTAAAGCAAAAGGTACTTTTAATAAAAAGAAAACTAAGAAAGTCGAAGTTGTTAAAAATAAGGTAAGTAACAATTGACCACGGAAAAAACCTAAAAAACTACGTCTAAGTATACGAGTAAATCTAGCGCGGCGCTGCGTTGGCACTATTTGGAGGATGAAGCCCCAAAGTTTTTCTCCATCCAATAACATAAAAAACGCCACAACTGAAATTAAAATAAACGTAACAAAGTTAGTCAAAAATTGTTGCAAAATAGCTAAACCAGTCACTAAAGAAGATATAGCCTGATTTCGCAATTGTTCTTCAATTACACTTAAGTCTATCTGAAGATTACGTTTTTGAAAAATTTGTTCTAATTGCTCTAATAAAGGTGCTAAAGAGCTTAAAAAAGTAGATATACTATCAATTAATTGTTGTCCTTGAGACAAAACTCCTAAACCCACAGTAATAATTAGGCTCCCGATAATGATGACGCTAGTCAAAAAAACCACAATTACTGCTATGCTTCGGGGCAAAAAACGCCGCAACCACTGTACAGGATAACTGAGTAAAAAAGCCAAAATTGTGGCAAATGTAAAAATAACTATGACCGTTTCAAAGTAAGC contains the following coding sequences:
- a CDS encoding YdcF family protein, coding for MVLALPLLMWLGAKEIQNEYKQPQAVVVLGGSTKNLERERFTAQFARQHPNLPIWISGGSPPRSTQKVFTKAGIDSKRLHLDYEAVDTVTNFTTLVDDLQVRGIKSVYLITSDFHMRRACVIGEIVLGSRGIRFQSVAVPSATRSEPVEKSVRDGARALLWVATGYTGANEGKNRH
- a CDS encoding DUF2288 domain-containing protein, with amino-acid sequence MSDLRAELTEILDEAEWDWLIPHVQRDAVIVVGRNLDLLDVGVAIASDNIALVQQWIDQQLIAKPSEVQIGEWNGDALSGLNEDSKRFHTLILQPYVLIQEIAKQDG
- a CDS encoding tocopherol cyclase family protein; translation: MLTIPVLPLGSNQTPHSGYHWDGSSRRFFEGWYYRVTLPDIRQTFAFMYSIEDPIGDKPYSGGAAQVLGPNDEYLCRTFPDVKKFWGTQDVLGLGHWGQTNLNSQALYLLPPEFERHIQEGYQATATLNQGIICDRATNNYCRWLYEIQPVYFWGDQNNIQQSTAGWLSFLQIFEPGWQILMAHGLATGWIDWNGKIYEFINAPAYSEKNWGGAFPQKWFWLNCNSFDSEPDLALTAGGGRRGVLWWMESVAMIGLHYQGKFYEFVPWNSTVKWNIQPWGRWQMQARSLEYEIELTGTTHLPGTPLRAPTANGLLFCCRDTMQGQLDLELRKISGKKSQTILKAQSSLCGLEIGGDSWDDSWQSN
- a CDS encoding AI-2E family transporter, whose product is MSGFKAKNIWNRLNNLALVRFLLLVASGWAIVQLLAYFETVIVIFTFATILAFLLSYPVQWLRRFLPRSIAVIVVFLTSVIIIGSLIITVGLGVLSQGQQLIDSISTFLSSLAPLLEQLEQIFQKRNLQIDLSVIEEQLRNQAISSLVTGLAILQQFLTNFVTFILISVVAFFMLLDGEKLWGFILQIVPTQRRARFTRILRRSFLGFFRGQLLLTLFLTTSTFLVFFLLKVPFALILSLIVGILDIIPGIGATLGVSTITLVVLSQNVWLALKVLAACIVLQQIQDNLIAPRVMQDALNLNPVVVFFALLIGAKVAGLLGVFISIPIAGVLVSLFEIDEMKAEV
- a CDS encoding J domain-containing protein, whose product is MRDRLDINHAYEILGLTPGASQAQIKQAYRQLVKTWHPDRFFDQKQKQEAESKIKKINAAYNTLKSELPSASQPASTENQSSPTNPKNPIKISVNRWDAETFYNWGVENATQGKYSEAIADFTKAISLNPHYIEAYKYRGLVCSQLGYEYRAASDLNKAAELEGGFNIQTTASTSRYSRKRYSSKSRYLVEKLCQKIKNLLRLNRRWR